CTGAGGCGGGTTGCTGCTGACATACCGCCTGCAACTCCTCCGACAATGATAATTTTCATTGACTTTCTCCTTTATACTTCTAGATGACCTTACCTGTCCAAGCACTCATACCGCCTCGGACATTGATGACATCGTAGCCTTTTTTCTTAAGCTTTTTCGCAGCTAGTTTGCTTCGTACACCAGAATGACAAATGACATAGAGTGTTTCTTTTGTCGCTGGTGTGTAAGAACCGATTTCCGTTAAAGGAATATTTTTTGCATTTTTGATATGACCTCTACGGAATTCCATAGGCGTCCGAACATCTAGTAGCTGAATTGGTTCTTTGAGTTTAGCTTCTAACTCGCTGGTAGAAATACTGTCAATTTTTGTAAATAATAAGTGAAACATAGGCACCTCCAAATATACCCTTATGGGGTATATTAAATCATGAAGTCAAGCTTTTGTCAAGCAAGTTGTTTTGATTTGGGAGAGGGCTTGGTTTTGAGAGTATAGAAAGCAGGCTATTCTTGACCTTTCAAAGGCTTTTTGATATGATGGGTCCAAAGTAAGTGTGAGGTGATAAGATGGCTAGCGAATACCAGAAAATGATAGCAGGGGAGCCTTACCGTCCGTCGGACCCAGAGTTAAGGGCCTTGGCGCAGGCTTCTCGCCAAAAACAGGCTGCCTTTAACAAGGAAGAAGATCCCTTGAAGGGAGCGGATATTATCAAGACTTGGTTTGGCTCAACTGGGCAAAATCTTTATATCAATCCACGCTTGGTGGTCGATTATGGAGTCAATATCCATCTAGGGGAAAATTTTTATTCTAATTGGAATTTGACCATGCTGGATGTTTGTCCGATTCGCATCGGGGACAACGCTATGCTTGGCCCCAACTGTCAGTTTTTAACTCCACTCCATCCACTGGATCCTCGTGAATGTAATTCAGGGGTCGAATACGGCAAACCCATCACTATCGGAGACAATTTCTGGGCTGGAGGTGGCGTCATTGTCCTTCCTGGAGTGACACTGGGCAATAATGTCGTCGCTGGAGCAGGGGCCGTGATCACCAAGTCCTTTGGAGACAATGTCGTCCTAGGTGGGAATCCTGCGCGTGTGATTAAGGAAATACCTGTGAAATAGAAGTGAAAAGGAACAGCTAGGGCTGTTCTTTTATGAGTTTTAGTCTTATAAATTTTTCTTCTTTTTGGCTTTCTTGGTAAAGGAGACATCGCACTGGGGGATGTTGGTTTTAAAAATCTATTAAAGGTAGTCTAGAGTTCAAAAATTGTTTTTAGCAGTCCTTTCTAAAAAATTACTAGGCGAAATCTAATCCAAACTAAATTTAAGGAAACTTTCAGAAAAGTTTTAGTTTCGTTTCAGAAATCTTCTGTAGACTGTCTAGCTATATCATACGAAGGAGAGGAAAAAGGTATGAAATCAAAAAAATGGACCCTGCTCGCAACGAGTTTAACGGCAATGGTGTTGATGGCAGCATGTGCCCAGTCAACAACTACATCCAATACCAATGCAACAACAAATAGTGCCACAACAACTGCAACAAAGACAAACCAATCTTCCTATTTTACAGAGAAGGACTATGATACTTCTTATGATGAAAGCACAGCTTCTAAGATTGAGCTATCTGGCTCATCTGCAAATGTTTCTGGGGATGGGGTGACAGTCTCTGAATCAACAGTGACCATCACAAAATCTGGGGCCTATGTGATTTCAGGTCAGTCTGACGGAGTGCAGATCAAGATCGAGGCAGATAAGTCGGCAGATGTTCATCTAGTCCTAAAAGGTGCGACCATGACCAATACCAATGCAGCGATATCTGCGACATCAGCTGGCCATGTCTACCTGACTCTAGCAGAGGGGACCACCAACAGTTTCTCTGACTCAAGCTCTAACAGCGACGAAAAAGCAGACGCAGCTCTTTTTTCTAAGGTGGATTTGACCATCAACGGGAAAGGAACTCTCAATGTAGATGGCAAGAAGAACAATGGTATCAAGGCCAATGACACCCTCCACATCACGGGTGGCACCTATAACATCACAGCAGTTGGCGATGCCTTTAATGTCAATGATGAACTCAATATCACTGGTACGACCATGACTATCGATGCCAAGGAAGATGGCGTAAAGGTGGACAATGACGAGGATACTTCAGTCGGAACCATGTACCTATCCAACAACAACATCACCGTTACAGCAGGAGATGATGGCATCCACGCATTAGGTGATTTGGTTATCGATAGTGGTACCTATACCGTCAAGAATTCGACAGAAGGACTTGAAGGTAAGTCGATCACTATCAACGGTGGGGACATTACCATCTACTCAACAGATGATGGAGTCAATGCAGCTAATAAAAACGCCCAACAGAGTGAAATCTTCTTTACCATGAACGGTGGGAACCTGACAGTAGAAGTCGGTCAAGGAGACACAGATCCAATTGACTCAAACGGCAATATCACGGTCACAGGCGGAACCATTAAAATGACTGGTCAAACAGGTTTTGACTTCGATGGAACTGCGATCTACACAGGTGGAGATATCTATCTCAATGGTGAAAAACAAACGGAAATTGTCAACTCTATGCCTGGAGGCGGTGGACCAAATGGAGGCCCTCAAGGCGGAGGTCCAGCCCCTGGCGGACAAGGATAAAAAAGAATCTCCTTTCTCGAAAGAGAAGGGAGACTTTTTGTGTTGTTACTGGAGGAAATGTAAAGATAACTCCTTGACACTCCGTCAGCTTTTGATACAATAGTACAAAATTACAGGAGGTGGGCTATGATTCAGAAACATGCAATTCCCATTTTAGAGTTTGATGACAATCCCCAGGCGGTCCTTATGCCAACACATGAGGGGCTAGATTTAAAGTTGCCAAAGAAGTGTATCTATGCGTTTTTGGAGGAAGAGATTGACCGCTATGCTCAGGAAGTAGGCGCGGACTGTATTGGTGAGTTCGTTTCGGCCACCAAAACCTATCCAGTATATGTCATCAACTACAAGGGTGAGAGGATTTGTCTGGCTCAAGCGCCTGTTGGTTCTGCTCCAGCGGCCCAGTTTATGGATTGGTTGATTGGCTATGGTGTGGAGCAAATCATTTCCGCTGGAACCTGTGGCGTCCTAGCCGATATAGAGGAAAATGCCTTTCTCGTCCCTGTTCGCGCTCTGCGAGATGAGGGGACCAGCTACCACTATGTAGCGCCTTCTCGTTATATGGAGATGCAGATTGAGGCTGTCTCTGCCATTGAGCAAGTTTTGGAGCAAAGAGGCATTCCTTATGAGGAAGTTATGACTTGGACGACAGATGGTTTTTACCGAGAGAC
Above is a window of Streptococcus oralis subsp. dentisani DNA encoding:
- a CDS encoding rhodanese-like domain-containing protein produces the protein MFHLLFTKIDSISTSELEAKLKEPIQLLDVRTPMEFRRGHIKNAKNIPLTEIGSYTPATKETLYVICHSGVRSKLAAKKLKKKGYDVINVRGGMSAWTGKVI
- a CDS encoding nucleoside phosphorylase, producing MIQKHAIPILEFDDNPQAVLMPTHEGLDLKLPKKCIYAFLEEEIDRYAQEVGADCIGEFVSATKTYPVYVINYKGERICLAQAPVGSAPAAQFMDWLIGYGVEQIISAGTCGVLADIEENAFLVPVRALRDEGTSYHYVAPSRYMEMQIEAVSAIEQVLEQRGIPYEEVMTWTTDGFYRETAEKVAYRKEEGCAVVEMECSALAAVAQLRGVVWGELLFTADSLADLDNYDSRDWGSEAFDKALELCLAIVHHM
- a CDS encoding carbohydrate-binding domain-containing protein; this encodes MKSKKWTLLATSLTAMVLMAACAQSTTTSNTNATTNSATTTATKTNQSSYFTEKDYDTSYDESTASKIELSGSSANVSGDGVTVSESTVTITKSGAYVISGQSDGVQIKIEADKSADVHLVLKGATMTNTNAAISATSAGHVYLTLAEGTTNSFSDSSSNSDEKADAALFSKVDLTINGKGTLNVDGKKNNGIKANDTLHITGGTYNITAVGDAFNVNDELNITGTTMTIDAKEDGVKVDNDEDTSVGTMYLSNNNITVTAGDDGIHALGDLVIDSGTYTVKNSTEGLEGKSITINGGDITIYSTDDGVNAANKNAQQSEIFFTMNGGNLTVEVGQGDTDPIDSNGNITVTGGTIKMTGQTGFDFDGTAIYTGGDIYLNGEKQTEIVNSMPGGGGPNGGPQGGGPAPGGQG
- a CDS encoding sugar O-acetyltransferase, which translates into the protein MASEYQKMIAGEPYRPSDPELRALAQASRQKQAAFNKEEDPLKGADIIKTWFGSTGQNLYINPRLVVDYGVNIHLGENFYSNWNLTMLDVCPIRIGDNAMLGPNCQFLTPLHPLDPRECNSGVEYGKPITIGDNFWAGGGVIVLPGVTLGNNVVAGAGAVITKSFGDNVVLGGNPARVIKEIPVK